Genomic DNA from Patescibacteria group bacterium:
ATTAAATTATGATGATCTAAGGATTAAAAATTTAAAAAAATTTACTGAAGCAAAGGCTCTATATTATGGGAAAGGAAAGGGGAGCGATTTTAGAGCATTGGATATAACAACAGAAAACAATAAGCAAATATTTAATTTAAAATATAATGAACAATGTAAAAAAATCATACTGAACAAATTTGGTGTTCACTATATTTATTCTAAGTTAGTTGGCGAAGCAATTAAAAAATATTATAATATTTGATATTTTACGACGCTTAAAAATTTATGATAAAAAGAAAAAGGGATTATGCGCGGAAAAAATACTTTAATTCTCTTTTTAATAAAAAAAAAACTTTTTTAAATAAAAAAAAGAGAAAACAAAAAATAAAAATTATTTCATTTTTATTATTTTTTTTAATCATTGTTATTACAATAATATGTATTTTATTCAGCAATTATTTTACAATTAAAAATGTTGAGATAAAAGGGAATAAAGAAATAGAAAAAAGCCAAATTTTTTCTCATATAAATGACCTGTTAAATAAAAAAGTTTTATTTCTGTTGCCCAATAATTACTGGTTTATTAATGAAAAAAAATTGGATGATAATGTTAAGAATAATTTTAATTTGAAAAAAGCAATAATAGAAAAAAAATTTCCTGATAGATTGTTAGTTAATATTATTGAAAATAAACCAAAATTTATTGTTATAAATGAAAACCAAGACAAATATTATTTAATAGACGAACAAGGATTAATTATAAAGGAAACCAATAAAGAAAAAGTTGATAGTTTAAACAATTTATTAAAAATAATTGACAATGGACTAAGAATGGATTTTAACGATCGCCAGGTCATAACACTAGATGAAATTTTGTTTTTTTATAAAATATCTAATTATTTTGATAAAAAAGACCAAAAATTGGATTTTTTTGAAAAAAATGAATTCAA
This window encodes:
- a CDS encoding FtsQ-type POTRA domain-containing protein, whose translation is MIKRKRDYARKKYFNSLFNKKKTFLNKKKRKQKIKIISFLLFFLIIVITIICILFSNYFTIKNVEIKGNKEIEKSQIFSHINDLLNKKVLFLLPNNYWFINEKKLDDNVKNNFNLKKAIIEKKFPDRLLVNIIENKPKFIVINENQDKYYLIDEQGLIIKETNKEKVDSLNNLLKIIDNGLRMDFNDRQVITLDEILFFYKISNYFDKKDQKLDFFEKNEFNKITASLNNNIKIYFNIDENINEQINKLDEIINKEDIKEYIDLMYNNKIYYK